From the genome of Amycolatopsis sp. NBC_01488, one region includes:
- a CDS encoding M20 family metallopeptidase, translating to MELLDQARAHVDSGAFFTELARLVAYPTVSDAPEGREAIQAYLDEALTPALTGLGCDVTQHPNPDPAGGPFLVGVRVESPELPTLLCYGHADVVGEAGKWSDGLDPWTLTADGDRWYGRGTADNKGQHLINLTALRLLLEARGKLGFNLKFLFETGEEIGSPGLTEFAEQEQDLLEADVLVASDGPRLDAATPTLFLGARGGIRIDLDVDLRPGGSHSGNWGGILRNPATTLTAAIASLVDGHGRIQVPALLPPELPESVRDALADVVVDAPDEGWGDQRLGPAERLYGWNTLEVLALDAGNADRPVNAIPGRARAVLQLRYVAGTDVGDVTTTIEKHLAAQGFPMVAVTADARFKASRTPVENPWVHWAKSTLDAVADRSVALLPSFGGGLPNHVFTDVLGLATLWLPHSYPGCLQHAPDEHLLAPVAREGLVLATALFGAFSSAPPTLRR from the coding sequence ATGGAACTGCTCGACCAGGCCCGTGCCCACGTCGACTCCGGCGCCTTCTTCACCGAACTCGCCCGGCTCGTCGCCTACCCCACGGTCAGCGACGCCCCCGAAGGCCGGGAAGCGATCCAGGCCTACCTCGACGAGGCCCTGACCCCCGCGCTGACCGGCCTCGGCTGCGACGTCACCCAGCACCCCAACCCGGACCCGGCGGGCGGGCCGTTCCTGGTCGGCGTCCGCGTCGAGTCGCCCGAGCTGCCGACGCTGCTCTGCTACGGCCACGCCGACGTCGTCGGGGAAGCCGGCAAGTGGAGCGACGGCCTGGACCCGTGGACGCTGACCGCGGACGGCGACCGCTGGTACGGCCGCGGCACCGCGGACAACAAGGGCCAGCACCTGATCAACCTCACGGCGTTGCGGCTGCTCCTCGAAGCCCGCGGCAAGCTCGGCTTCAACCTGAAGTTCCTCTTCGAGACCGGCGAGGAGATCGGCTCACCAGGGCTCACCGAGTTCGCCGAGCAGGAGCAGGACCTGCTGGAGGCGGACGTTCTGGTCGCCTCCGACGGCCCGCGCCTCGACGCCGCGACACCGACGTTGTTCCTCGGCGCGCGTGGCGGAATCCGGATCGACCTGGACGTCGACCTGCGCCCGGGCGGCTCCCACTCCGGGAACTGGGGCGGCATCCTGCGCAACCCGGCCACGACGCTGACCGCGGCGATCGCGAGCCTCGTCGACGGCCACGGCCGCATCCAGGTGCCCGCGCTGCTGCCGCCGGAGCTGCCGGAGTCCGTCCGTGACGCGCTGGCCGACGTCGTCGTCGACGCGCCGGACGAAGGCTGGGGCGATCAACGACTCGGCCCCGCCGAGCGGCTCTACGGCTGGAACACCCTGGAGGTGCTGGCGCTCGACGCCGGGAACGCCGACCGCCCGGTCAACGCCATCCCCGGCCGCGCCCGCGCGGTGTTGCAGCTGCGGTACGTCGCGGGCACCGACGTCGGCGACGTCACCACGACGATCGAGAAACACCTTGCCGCGCAGGGCTTCCCGATGGTCGCGGTGACCGCCGACGCCCGTTTCAAAGCCAGCCGGACCCCCGTCGAAAACCCGTGGGTGCACTGGGCCAAGTCCACTTTGGACGCCGTCGCGGACCGGTCGGTCGCGCTCCTGCCCAGCTTCGGCGGCGGCCTGCCCAACCACGTCTTCACCGACGTCCTCGGGCTGGCGACGCTGTGGCTGCCGCACTCCTACCCGGGCTGCCTGCAGCACGCGCCGGACGAGCACCTGCTCGCCCCGGTCGCCCGGGAGGGGCTGGTGCTCGCCACGGCGTTGTTCGGTGCTTTCAGTTCAGCGCCGCCGACTCTTCGTCGGTGA
- a CDS encoding MOSC domain-containing protein: MNVDSVYVGEPSVLGYRREVPVLSGITKTLVTAPELNLTELNLDGDRQADLTVHGGPDKAVYVYPAEHYAAWREDGFEVATADFGENVSLSGLTEDDVRIGDVWAWGDALVQVSQPRSPCYKLAMKTGRKDITPAMIGSGRSGWYLRVLRPGTVPTSGAVELVERADAPTVAEVYVISFANYGQLPPDRIGPALDFADRVLATPGLAEQWSVGIQSTVDRWRARRAG; this comes from the coding sequence ATGAACGTCGACAGCGTTTACGTGGGGGAACCGAGCGTCCTTGGGTACCGGCGGGAGGTGCCGGTGCTGAGCGGGATCACGAAGACGCTGGTCACGGCCCCGGAGCTGAACCTGACCGAGCTGAACCTCGACGGCGACCGGCAGGCCGACCTCACCGTGCACGGCGGTCCCGACAAGGCGGTCTACGTCTACCCGGCGGAGCACTACGCGGCCTGGCGCGAAGACGGCTTCGAGGTGGCGACGGCCGACTTCGGCGAGAACGTCTCGCTGTCCGGGCTGACCGAGGACGACGTGCGGATCGGGGACGTCTGGGCCTGGGGCGACGCGCTCGTGCAGGTCTCGCAGCCGCGGTCGCCGTGCTACAAGCTCGCGATGAAGACCGGCCGCAAGGACATCACCCCGGCGATGATCGGCTCCGGGCGCAGCGGCTGGTACCTGCGCGTGCTGCGGCCGGGCACCGTGCCGACGTCCGGCGCCGTGGAGCTGGTCGAGCGCGCGGACGCGCCGACGGTCGCCGAGGTGTACGTCATCTCGTTCGCGAACTACGGGCAGCTGCCGCCGGACCGCATCGGGCCGGCGCTGGACTTCGCCGACCGCGTGCTGGCCACCCCCGGGCTGGCGGAGCAGTGGAGCGTCGGCATCCAGTCCACTGTGGACCGCTGGCGGGCGCGGCGTGCCGGTTGA
- a CDS encoding TetR/AcrR family transcriptional regulator — MPVDGRVARGDATRRLVLRRAVDVASVDGLEGLSLGRLATELELSKSGVFALFGSKEDLQLATIEAALEIFRSYVVTPALDVAPGLPRLRAICENWLDYSEKRVFPGGCFFFNVGAEFDARPGRVHDAVAAASGSFAAFIRETAVEAVALGHLEVDAEVLAFELHALGRAANADSVLNGGTHAYALARRAIGARLS, encoded by the coding sequence GTGCCGGTTGACGGCCGGGTCGCCCGCGGCGACGCGACCCGGCGCCTGGTGCTGCGCCGGGCGGTGGACGTCGCGTCGGTGGACGGCCTGGAGGGGCTGTCCCTCGGCCGGCTGGCCACTGAGCTGGAGCTGAGCAAGAGCGGCGTGTTCGCGCTGTTCGGCTCGAAGGAGGACCTGCAGCTCGCGACGATCGAGGCGGCGCTGGAGATCTTCCGCTCGTACGTCGTGACGCCGGCGCTCGACGTCGCGCCGGGATTGCCAAGGCTGCGCGCGATCTGCGAGAACTGGCTGGACTACTCGGAAAAGCGCGTCTTCCCGGGTGGGTGCTTCTTCTTCAACGTCGGCGCGGAGTTCGACGCCCGCCCCGGCCGGGTCCACGACGCGGTGGCGGCGGCGAGCGGCTCGTTCGCCGCGTTCATCCGAGAGACAGCCGTCGAGGCGGTCGCACTGGGGCACCTCGAGGTGGACGCGGAAGTCCTGGCGTTCGAGCTGCACGCGCTGGGCCGCGCGGCCAACGCCGACTCGGTGCTCAACGGCGGCACCCACGCATACGCACTGGCCAGGCGGGCCATCGGCGCAAGACTGTCGTGA
- a CDS encoding beta-N-acetylhexosaminidase: MRLSRAVLTTAIVSLTAVGLPAAAAATPAAPERSVTDVVPAPVSAKADPRGGFKLTPFTVISADRGAGQVADYLRGLLRTATGYPLPVVPRSSGLPAISLQLGHDSRIGTEGYELKVTHDGVSLKANTADGLFDGVQSLRQLLPSAIDAKRVQHRTWTVAGGTILDYPRFGERGAMLDVARHFFKPDQVKLYIDQIAQYKINTLHLHLADDQGWRIEIKSWPKLATVGGKTAVDGDPGGYYTQAQYKDIVAYAASRHITVIPEIDMPGHTNAAQSTYAELNCDGKAVPVRTDTEVGYSSLCISSPITYKFVEDVVRELAAITPGPYLHIGGDEAHATPPADYLTFQRKVQPIVAKYGKKVTGWHEIAKSDLPVSAVPQYWDFGGDNESVAAAAARGNKILMSPANFAYLDMKYTEQTPLGQDWAALVEVKDGYNWDPASLVTGVGEKSVAGVEAPLWTETIRTSDDIEYMAFPRLPGIAEIGWSPKSTHNWDAYRARLAKQAPRWVTQGIDFYRSPQVDWK; this comes from the coding sequence ATGCGCTTGTCCAGAGCCGTCCTGACCACGGCGATCGTGAGTCTCACGGCAGTCGGCCTGCCCGCCGCCGCGGCGGCTACCCCGGCCGCGCCGGAACGGAGCGTGACCGACGTCGTCCCCGCGCCCGTCTCGGCGAAGGCCGATCCGCGGGGCGGCTTCAAGCTGACGCCGTTCACCGTCATCAGCGCCGACCGCGGCGCCGGCCAGGTCGCGGACTACCTGCGCGGCCTGCTGCGCACGGCCACCGGCTACCCGCTGCCGGTCGTGCCGCGGTCGTCGGGCCTGCCCGCGATCTCGCTGCAGCTGGGCCACGACTCCCGGATCGGCACCGAGGGTTACGAACTCAAGGTCACCCACGACGGCGTCTCGCTGAAGGCCAACACCGCGGACGGGCTCTTCGACGGCGTCCAGTCGCTGCGGCAGCTGCTGCCGTCGGCGATCGACGCGAAGCGCGTCCAGCACCGGACGTGGACGGTCGCGGGCGGCACGATCCTCGACTACCCGCGCTTCGGCGAGCGCGGCGCGATGCTCGACGTCGCCCGGCACTTCTTCAAGCCGGACCAGGTCAAGCTGTACATCGACCAGATCGCCCAGTACAAGATCAACACCCTGCACCTCCACCTCGCCGACGACCAGGGCTGGCGCATCGAGATCAAGAGCTGGCCGAAGCTCGCGACGGTCGGCGGCAAGACGGCGGTCGACGGCGACCCGGGCGGCTACTACACGCAGGCGCAGTACAAGGACATCGTGGCGTACGCGGCGTCGCGGCACATCACGGTGATCCCGGAGATCGACATGCCGGGCCACACGAACGCGGCGCAGTCGACGTACGCGGAGCTGAACTGCGACGGCAAGGCCGTCCCGGTCCGCACGGACACCGAGGTCGGCTACAGCTCGCTGTGCATCTCCTCGCCGATCACCTACAAGTTCGTCGAGGACGTCGTCCGCGAGCTGGCGGCCATCACCCCCGGGCCGTACCTGCACATCGGCGGCGACGAGGCGCACGCGACGCCGCCCGCGGACTACCTGACCTTCCAGCGGAAGGTGCAGCCGATCGTCGCCAAGTACGGCAAGAAGGTCACCGGCTGGCACGAGATCGCCAAGTCGGACCTGCCGGTGTCGGCCGTCCCGCAGTACTGGGACTTCGGCGGCGACAACGAGTCCGTCGCGGCCGCCGCGGCCCGGGGCAACAAGATCCTGATGTCGCCGGCGAACTTCGCGTACCTGGACATGAAGTACACCGAGCAGACGCCGCTGGGCCAGGACTGGGCGGCGCTGGTCGAGGTCAAGGACGGGTACAACTGGGACCCGGCGTCGCTGGTGACCGGCGTCGGGGAGAAGTCGGTCGCGGGCGTCGAGGCGCCGCTGTGGACGGAGACGATCCGGACGAGCGACGACATCGAGTACATGGCCTTCCCGCGGCTGCCGGGCATCGCGGAGATCGGCTGGTCCCCGAAGTCGACGCACAACTGGGACGCCTATCGCGCGCGGCTGGCCAAGCAGGCCCCGCGCTGGGTGACCCAGGGCATCGACTTCTACCGGAGCCCGCAGGTCGACTGGAAGTAA